One Perognathus longimembris pacificus isolate PPM17 chromosome 24, ASM2315922v1, whole genome shotgun sequence DNA segment encodes these proteins:
- the Anapc10 gene encoding anaphase-promoting complex subunit 10 — translation MTTPNKTPPGADPKQLERTGTVREIGSQAVWSLSSCKPGFGVDQLRDDNLETYWQSDGSQPHLVNIQFRRKTTVKTLCIYADYKSDESYTPSKISVRVGNNFHNLQEIRQLELVEPSGWIHVPLTDNLKKPTRTFMIQIAVLANHQNGRDTHMRQIKIYTPVEESSIGKFPRCTTIDFMMYRSIR, via the exons atgaccacaCCGAACAAGACTCCTCCTGGAGCTGATCCTAAGCAGTTGGAAAGGACAGGAACGGTGAGGGAAATTGGATCACAAGCTGTCTGGTCACTCTCGTCTTGCAAACCAG GGTTTGGAGTGGATCAATTACGAGACGACAATCTAGAAACATACTGGCAATCTGATGGCTCCCAGCCACATTTAGTGAACATCCAATTCAG GAGAAAAACAACAGTGAAGACGTTGTGTATTTATGCAGACTATAAATCTGATGAAAGCTACACTCCAAGCAAAATCTCAGTCAGAGTAGGAAATAATTTTCACAACCTTCAAGAAATTCGG caACTTGAATTGGTGGAACCAAGTGGCTGGATTCATGTTCCCCTAACTGACAATCTTAAGAAGCCAACTCGAACTTTCATGATACAGATTGCTGTCCTAGCCAATCACCAAAACGGAAGAGACACCCACATGAGACAAATTAAAATATACACACCAGTGGAAGAAAGTTCAATTGGTAAATTTCCTAGGTGCACAACTATTGATTTCATGATGTATCGTTCAATAAGGTGA